A part of Planococcus sp. MB-3u-03 genomic DNA contains:
- a CDS encoding ComE operon protein 2 produces MKRITWDQFFMAQSHLLALRSTCTRLAVGATIVRDRRIMAGGYNGSISGGDHCIDKGCYVVDNHCVRTIHAEMNALLQCAKYGVSVSGADMYVSHFPCLQCTKSIIQAGISRLYYAADYKNHEYAIELLEQANVEVIQVVFDERTIDFLSVEKTALYMELIEKLGAKGASEEELSHYKERVKELFGELLV; encoded by the coding sequence ATGAAGCGAATAACGTGGGATCAATTTTTTATGGCTCAAAGCCATCTTTTAGCGCTAAGAAGCACTTGCACGCGGCTGGCCGTCGGAGCGACGATCGTCCGAGACCGGCGCATCATGGCTGGCGGCTATAACGGTTCGATTTCCGGTGGGGACCATTGCATCGATAAAGGCTGCTATGTCGTCGATAACCATTGCGTGCGGACCATCCATGCGGAAATGAACGCGCTATTACAATGTGCGAAATACGGGGTCAGCGTGAGCGGTGCGGATATGTATGTCAGCCATTTCCCTTGCCTCCAATGCACGAAATCCATTATCCAGGCAGGCATTTCGCGTCTCTATTATGCGGCTGATTATAAAAATCATGAATATGCGATCGAACTGCTGGAACAGGCAAATGTTGAAGTGATCCAAGTGGTGTTCGATGAACGGACGATCGATTTCCTTAGCGTCGAGAAAACGGCGCTTTATATGGAATTGATTGAAAAGCTTGGCGCAAAAGGGGCGAGCGAAGAAGAGTTGTCCCATTATAAAGAACGGGTGAAGGAATTATTCGGAGAACTTCTCGTCTAA
- a CDS encoding DNA internalization-related competence protein ComEC/Rec2, whose translation MLSGSFQGALVFDELSIDGDRLSGFASFDSGQVMYASYRIRSIEEQQRLQALGPSATLQVAGTYEEPRKPAHQYAFDMLGYLERHNASGMLEIESLETAISNTGFRARLAGQRSALIEHIETSFPESLAVEAQALLLGDRSGMDAEQARIQRTLGITHLFAISGLHVGIVTGMIYFILLRLRVRKESAAVLLLVLLPLYAVLAGAAPSVMRACAMVALVLGARLFRLHVSVIQALSASFILFLWMDPGLLQDIGFQLSYGASFGIIASMKLMEGASFVKSGLIVTAVSQLCLYPLLLYHFFEISLSSFLVNAIYVPLFTLLILPANFIPLAATFLPLGIDAILFAAYEPLRSWIEGLTSSLAGLPHQVWTPGRPSLGWLLFMAASVLLFFVQAEKRFRLRLLLILLIPALLLTMKPFIDPRLHVSFIDVGQGDSALIELPYRKAVYLIDAGGVLRFDSQPFQGKSRPFEVGRQTVVPYLKGRGVSGVDLFILSHPDADHAEGADEVFEELAVERLHITPGSETNALMAELVPSAREARVELPKSGAGWQVGETQFTYLSPDDELYEGNDDSLVLLMEHKGKRFLFTGDLESEGESGVVERYGEQLADLTVLKVGHHGSKTSSSQLFLEALRPQVSVVSAGIDNRYGHPSPEVTGRFSELRLRLLSTAENGTIRMTIEDGSVSAETSRK comes from the coding sequence TTGTTAAGCGGAAGCTTTCAAGGGGCACTTGTTTTCGATGAACTATCAATCGACGGAGACCGATTGTCAGGATTTGCATCTTTCGATTCCGGCCAAGTCATGTATGCTAGCTACCGGATCCGTTCGATTGAAGAACAGCAGCGATTGCAGGCATTGGGCCCATCAGCGACGCTACAAGTGGCGGGGACATACGAAGAGCCGAGAAAGCCTGCTCATCAATACGCGTTTGATATGCTGGGCTACCTGGAGCGCCACAATGCATCGGGCATGCTCGAGATTGAATCGCTCGAGACGGCAATATCAAACACAGGGTTCCGTGCGCGCTTGGCAGGTCAGCGCAGCGCTTTGATCGAACATATCGAGACCTCCTTTCCCGAGTCGTTGGCAGTAGAAGCCCAGGCGCTGCTGCTCGGGGATCGCAGCGGGATGGATGCTGAACAGGCCAGGATCCAGCGGACGCTCGGCATCACCCACCTTTTTGCGATTTCCGGGCTGCATGTCGGCATCGTCACCGGCATGATCTATTTTATTTTGCTGCGCTTGCGCGTCAGGAAAGAAAGCGCGGCTGTATTATTGCTGGTGTTGCTGCCTTTGTATGCAGTGTTGGCAGGAGCTGCGCCATCGGTTATGAGGGCTTGTGCCATGGTGGCTTTAGTTTTGGGCGCACGGCTTTTTCGGCTGCATGTATCCGTCATCCAAGCCTTATCGGCGAGCTTTATTTTGTTTTTATGGATGGATCCCGGCCTATTGCAGGATATCGGCTTTCAATTGTCTTACGGGGCAAGTTTCGGGATCATCGCCTCGATGAAATTGATGGAAGGGGCTTCTTTCGTTAAAAGCGGCTTGATTGTCACGGCAGTTTCCCAGCTATGCCTATATCCTCTTTTGCTATACCACTTTTTTGAAATCTCCTTATCCTCCTTTTTGGTAAATGCCATCTATGTCCCTTTGTTCACGCTGCTGATATTGCCAGCGAATTTCATTCCATTGGCTGCGACCTTTCTGCCGCTCGGCATCGATGCCATTCTTTTTGCGGCCTATGAGCCGCTGCGCAGCTGGATTGAAGGGCTGACTTCGTCTTTGGCGGGCTTGCCCCATCAAGTATGGACGCCGGGCAGGCCGTCTCTTGGCTGGTTGTTGTTCATGGCTGCCAGCGTGCTGCTATTTTTCGTCCAGGCGGAAAAACGCTTCCGCCTGCGTTTATTACTCATCCTGCTGATTCCGGCACTGCTGCTGACGATGAAACCATTTATCGATCCTAGGCTCCATGTCAGTTTCATCGACGTCGGACAGGGCGACAGTGCGTTGATTGAGCTGCCTTATCGCAAGGCGGTGTATTTGATCGATGCCGGGGGAGTGCTGCGCTTTGACAGTCAGCCATTCCAGGGAAAAAGCCGGCCGTTTGAAGTTGGGCGGCAAACGGTGGTGCCGTATCTGAAAGGGCGCGGCGTCTCCGGCGTTGATCTATTCATCTTGAGCCATCCGGATGCGGATCATGCTGAAGGCGCGGATGAGGTCTTTGAAGAACTGGCTGTGGAGCGCCTGCATATTACGCCTGGCTCTGAAACGAATGCTTTGATGGCCGAGCTTGTGCCGTCTGCCCGTGAAGCCCGTGTGGAGTTGCCCAAGAGCGGTGCAGGTTGGCAAGTGGGCGAAACGCAATTCACCTATTTATCGCCGGATGATGAATTGTATGAAGGCAATGATGATTCATTGGTCTTGTTGATGGAGCACAAGGGGAAGCGATTCCTCTTTACAGGTGATCTGGAAAGTGAAGGTGAGTCCGGGGTGGTTGAGCGCTACGGTGAACAATTAGCCGACCTGACTGTCCTGAAAGTCGGTCATCACGGAAGCAAGACGTCGAGCTCACAACTTTTTCTGGAAGCCTTGCGTCCGCAAGTTTCGGTCGTCTCTGCAGGAATCGACAACCGCTACGGGCATCCGAGCCCAGAAGTGACAGGGCGGTTTAGTGAACTGCGTTTGCGGCTTCTGTCGACAGCCGAAAACGGGACCATCCGTATGACGATAGAAGACGGGAGTGTTTCTGCCGAGACCAGCCGAAAATAA
- a CDS encoding YqzM family protein, translating to MNEFEQNVQSKRNDAIDAGMGFVVSFGFFALIFIIAGVVQFVAR from the coding sequence ATGAATGAATTTGAACAGAACGTTCAGTCCAAACGCAACGATGCCATCGATGCAGGGATGGGCTTCGTCGTTTCCTTTGGTTTCTTCGCACTTATTTTCATCATCGCTGGCGTCGTACAATTCGTAGCCCGCTGA
- the rpsT gene encoding 30S ribosomal protein S20, with amino-acid sequence MPNIKSAIKRVRTNDTKNAQNSSVKTAMRSSVKKAEKAVANNEENKGDSLKAAIKQVEKAASKGLIHKNTAARRKSSLMKKA; translated from the coding sequence ATGCCAAACATTAAATCTGCAATCAAACGTGTTCGCACGAACGATACGAAAAATGCTCAGAACTCATCTGTTAAAACTGCAATGCGTTCTTCTGTGAAAAAGGCTGAGAAAGCTGTAGCCAATAATGAAGAAAACAAAGGGGATTCCCTTAAAGCAGCAATCAAACAAGTTGAGAAAGCAGCTTCTAAAGGTTTGATCCACAAAAACACTGCTGCCCGTAGAAAATCAAGCCTCATGAAAAAAGCGTAA
- the lepA gene encoding translation elongation factor 4 translates to MDQEQRLARQQKIRNFSIIAHIDHGKSTLADRILERTNALTAREMKSQLLDSMDLERERGITIKLNAVQLNYTAKDGETYIMHLIDTPGHVDFTYEVSRSLAACEGAVLVVDAAQGIEAQTLANVYLALDNDLEILPVINKIDLPAADPERVRQEVEDVIGLDASEAVLASAKAGIGIEEILEQIVEKVPPPTGDPSAPLKAMIFDSLYDPYRGVVAYIRIMEGTVKPGDKIKMMASGKEFDVVEAGVFTPKVTLRDELTVGDVGFLTASIKNVSDSRVGDTITLAENPAQQALPGYRRLNPMVYCGMYPIDTSKYNDLRDALEKLELNDAALQFEPESSQALGFGYRCGFLGLLHMEIIQERIEREFNIDLITTAPSVIYHVHMTDGEVLNIDNPAMMPDPQKIEYVEEPYVKATVMVPNDFVGAVMEICQQKRGNFMTMDYLDNSRVSIIYELPLAEIVYDFFDQLKSGTKGYASFDYELIGYKDSKLVKMDILLNAEKVDALSFIVHRDFAYERGKIIVDKLKTLIPRQQFEVPIQAAIGQKIVARQTISAIRKNVLAKCYGGDISRKRKLLDKQKEGKKRMKQVGSVEVPQEAFMAVLKMDDQSK, encoded by the coding sequence ATGGACCAAGAACAGAGATTAGCGAGACAACAGAAGATCCGCAACTTTTCCATCATCGCACACATCGATCATGGAAAATCGACGCTGGCCGACCGCATTTTGGAAAGAACCAATGCACTGACAGCACGCGAAATGAAATCCCAATTGCTCGACTCCATGGATTTGGAGCGTGAGCGGGGAATCACCATCAAATTGAACGCCGTCCAGCTCAATTATACAGCAAAAGACGGAGAAACATACATTATGCACTTGATCGACACCCCGGGCCACGTCGATTTCACGTACGAAGTGTCAAGAAGCCTCGCAGCATGTGAAGGCGCCGTACTGGTCGTCGATGCGGCACAAGGCATTGAAGCGCAGACGCTTGCCAATGTCTATTTGGCGCTCGATAACGATCTCGAGATTCTTCCGGTCATCAATAAAATCGATTTGCCTGCAGCCGACCCTGAGCGCGTGCGCCAGGAAGTCGAGGACGTTATCGGCCTTGATGCGTCTGAAGCAGTGCTGGCTTCCGCAAAAGCGGGAATCGGCATCGAAGAGATCCTTGAGCAGATCGTCGAAAAAGTTCCGCCGCCGACAGGCGACCCATCAGCACCGCTCAAAGCGATGATTTTCGATTCTTTGTATGATCCATATCGCGGCGTTGTCGCTTATATCCGAATCATGGAAGGCACAGTCAAGCCAGGCGACAAGATCAAGATGATGGCGAGCGGCAAAGAGTTCGATGTCGTCGAAGCAGGCGTCTTCACGCCGAAAGTGACATTGCGCGACGAATTGACCGTCGGCGATGTTGGCTTCCTGACAGCTTCCATTAAAAATGTCTCAGATTCCCGCGTCGGGGATACGATCACGCTTGCGGAAAACCCGGCACAACAAGCATTGCCTGGCTACCGCCGCTTGAACCCGATGGTTTACTGCGGGATGTACCCGATTGATACATCGAAATACAATGATTTGCGCGATGCTCTGGAAAAATTGGAACTGAACGATGCGGCATTGCAATTCGAACCTGAATCCTCTCAAGCGCTTGGCTTCGGCTACCGCTGCGGATTCCTTGGCCTATTGCATATGGAAATCATCCAGGAACGCATCGAACGTGAATTCAATATCGACTTGATCACGACGGCACCAAGTGTTATCTACCACGTCCACATGACGGACGGGGAAGTTCTTAATATCGATAACCCGGCGATGATGCCGGACCCGCAAAAGATTGAATACGTCGAAGAGCCATACGTCAAAGCGACTGTCATGGTCCCGAACGATTTCGTCGGCGCCGTCATGGAAATCTGCCAGCAGAAGCGCGGCAATTTCATGACCATGGATTACCTCGACAACTCACGTGTCAGCATCATTTACGAATTGCCGCTCGCTGAGATTGTCTATGATTTCTTCGACCAATTGAAATCGGGCACCAAAGGCTATGCCTCGTTCGATTATGAATTGATCGGCTATAAGGATTCCAAATTGGTGAAAATGGACATTCTCCTGAATGCAGAGAAAGTCGATGCCTTGAGCTTTATCGTCCATAGGGATTTTGCGTACGAGCGCGGGAAAATCATTGTCGACAAATTGAAGACATTGATTCCCCGCCAGCAGTTTGAAGTTCCAATCCAAGCCGCAATCGGCCAGAAGATCGTTGCCCGCCAAACCATCAGCGCCATCCGGAAAAACGTCCTCGCGAAATGCTACGGCGGCGATATTTCCCGGAAGCGTAAATTGTTGGACAAGCAGAAAGAAGGGAAAAAGCGGATGAAGCAAGTAGGCTCCGTGGAAGTCCCGCAAGAAGCATTTATGGCTGTTCTCAAAATGGATGACCAATCCAAATAA
- the hemW gene encoding radical SAM family heme chaperone HemW, whose product MVKGMYIHIPFCHQICFYCDFNKVFFKDQPVDAYIESIGKELALWKQEGALDHPLETVFLGGGTPTALTPQQLGRLLELIHQYVPMAEGFEWSSEANPDELTREKMEVLYKGGVNRLSMGVQTFDQDLLKRLGRTHANDDVLRAVETAREVGFSNISFDLMYGLPGQTMAQWDETLERAFAFGMPHFSAYSLIIEPKTVFYNLMVKGKLNTVTEDLEGDMYERLMEEMEKHGLHQYEISNFAKPGHESRHNLLYWDNEEYIGVGAGAHGYVNGVRYSNHGPLKKYMEPLESGERPVLDATPVSTKAQMEEEMFLGLRKTAGVDIAHFEEKFGAPLEKVYGEILRNETTKGNLAVEQGHVKLTHKGRFVGNEVFEQFLLS is encoded by the coding sequence ATGGTAAAAGGCATGTATATCCATATCCCATTCTGCCATCAGATTTGTTTTTACTGTGATTTCAATAAAGTGTTCTTCAAAGACCAGCCAGTGGACGCCTATATCGAATCGATCGGCAAGGAATTGGCGCTGTGGAAGCAAGAAGGCGCGCTGGACCATCCGCTTGAGACGGTTTTTCTCGGCGGCGGGACACCGACTGCCCTGACGCCTCAGCAGCTCGGGCGCTTGCTTGAGTTGATCCATCAATACGTTCCGATGGCTGAAGGCTTCGAATGGAGCTCTGAGGCGAATCCGGATGAATTGACGCGCGAGAAAATGGAAGTGCTGTATAAAGGCGGCGTCAACCGCCTAAGCATGGGCGTCCAGACTTTCGACCAGGATTTATTGAAGCGGCTCGGGCGTACACACGCCAATGACGATGTGCTGCGTGCCGTTGAAACCGCCCGGGAAGTCGGGTTTTCGAATATCAGCTTTGACTTGATGTACGGGCTGCCCGGACAGACAATGGCGCAATGGGACGAAACGCTTGAACGGGCATTTGCATTCGGCATGCCGCATTTCTCTGCGTACTCGTTGATCATCGAACCGAAAACGGTGTTCTACAACTTGATGGTCAAGGGCAAGCTCAATACGGTCACGGAAGATTTAGAAGGCGATATGTATGAGCGCCTCATGGAGGAAATGGAAAAGCATGGCTTGCATCAATATGAAATTTCCAATTTCGCAAAGCCTGGCCATGAATCCCGCCACAATCTCCTGTACTGGGACAATGAAGAATACATCGGTGTCGGCGCCGGCGCTCACGGCTATGTGAACGGCGTCCGCTATTCCAATCACGGGCCATTGAAAAAATACATGGAGCCGTTGGAATCAGGGGAACGGCCGGTGCTTGACGCGACACCAGTTAGCACCAAGGCGCAGATGGAAGAAGAGATGTTCCTTGGCCTTCGCAAAACGGCCGGTGTCGACATCGCCCATTTTGAAGAGAAGTTCGGCGCGCCACTGGAAAAAGTGTACGGCGAGATTCTCCGAAATGAAACAACGAAAGGCAATTTGGCGGTCGAACAGGGCCATGTCAAATTGACGCATAAAGGCCGATTCGTCGGCAATGAAGTTTTCGAGCAATTTTTGCTTTCCTAG
- the hrcA gene encoding heat-inducible transcriptional repressor HrcA, with protein sequence MLTERQLLILKVTVDDYIQSAQPVGSNQLAKKPGITSSSATIRNELAELEGQGYLEKTHTSSGRIPSQKGYRYYVDHLLTPNPMPQQDIVQLRSVFEEKVTETEEIIKRSAGILSELTNYTSILLGPDIRKHVVKKLSIVPLSPGMAVAIIVTDSGHVENRVFSIPPDLDPSDIEKMVNILNERLIGVSLHDLHKRLEQETLALLRQHIERYGELFRTFQQALLLPRSDNVYYGGKLNILKQPDFHDIQKIRELMDVIEEGKHIPEILPIGAQGLQIRIGSENALAAMEDCSVITVSYDIGDEQMGSIAIVGPKRMDYRRIVSLLDYVSGDLSKELTRLFQGK encoded by the coding sequence ATGTTAACAGAACGGCAGCTGCTCATTTTGAAAGTGACAGTCGATGATTACATCCAATCAGCGCAGCCGGTAGGATCGAACCAACTAGCTAAAAAGCCGGGCATCACTTCCAGTTCGGCGACCATTCGCAATGAATTGGCTGAGCTCGAAGGCCAGGGCTACCTCGAAAAGACTCACACATCCTCGGGCCGGATTCCGTCTCAAAAAGGCTACCGCTATTATGTGGACCATTTGCTGACGCCGAATCCTATGCCGCAACAGGACATTGTCCAGCTTCGTTCGGTTTTCGAGGAAAAAGTGACCGAAACCGAGGAAATCATCAAACGTTCGGCTGGCATCCTGTCCGAATTGACGAATTACACGTCGATTCTTCTCGGGCCGGATATCCGCAAACACGTCGTCAAGAAATTGTCGATCGTGCCCTTGTCCCCGGGAATGGCGGTGGCGATCATCGTTACCGACTCAGGCCACGTGGAAAATCGGGTATTCTCCATCCCGCCGGATTTGGATCCATCCGACATCGAAAAGATGGTCAATATCTTGAACGAGCGGCTCATCGGCGTCTCGCTGCATGATTTGCACAAACGCCTCGAGCAGGAAACGCTCGCTCTCTTGCGCCAGCATATCGAACGCTACGGGGAATTGTTCCGTACGTTCCAGCAGGCATTGCTGCTTCCGCGCTCGGATAATGTGTATTATGGAGGCAAGCTGAATATTTTGAAGCAGCCGGATTTCCATGATATCCAAAAAATCCGTGAGTTGATGGATGTGATAGAAGAAGGGAAGCACATTCCTGAAATCCTGCCGATCGGCGCTCAAGGGCTTCAAATCCGCATCGGTTCGGAAAATGCACTGGCGGCCATGGAAGATTGCTCGGTTATCACGGTATCTTATGATATCGGGGATGAGCAGATGGGCTCCATCGCAATTGTCGGGCCGAAAAGAATGGATTACCGCCGGATCGTCTCGTTGCTTGATTATGTAAGCGGCGATTTATCGAAAGAGCTGACACGGCTGTTTCAAGGAAAGTGA
- the grpE gene encoding nucleotide exchange factor GrpE yields the protein MSNEKETFKQQDLEQDTAQQEAHDAVDETTATTEGTEPGTVESSDQAQTEAPVDEKAELQAQLEEEQNKYLRLLADYDNFKRRTKKDQELAKQFRSQSLLTDLLPVMDNFDRALAVEVKSEESASLLKGLEMVKKSLADAVAAEGLEEIKSVGEPFDPHFHQAVMQESDADSEPGTVLQELQKGYTLNGRVLRPAMVKVNE from the coding sequence TTGTCGAATGAAAAAGAAACGTTCAAACAACAAGACCTAGAGCAGGATACTGCACAACAAGAAGCGCACGATGCTGTGGATGAAACAACAGCAACCACTGAAGGAACAGAGCCCGGCACGGTCGAATCGTCCGATCAGGCACAGACGGAAGCGCCGGTAGATGAGAAAGCCGAACTTCAAGCACAGCTTGAAGAAGAGCAGAACAAATACTTGCGTCTTTTGGCAGATTATGACAATTTCAAGCGACGCACCAAAAAAGACCAGGAATTGGCAAAGCAATTCCGTTCCCAATCATTGTTGACGGATCTTTTGCCAGTCATGGATAATTTTGACCGTGCGCTTGCTGTTGAAGTGAAAAGCGAAGAATCCGCCTCTCTTTTGAAGGGCCTCGAAATGGTCAAGAAATCCTTGGCTGACGCTGTAGCGGCGGAAGGCTTGGAAGAGATCAAATCAGTCGGCGAACCATTCGACCCTCATTTCCATCAGGCAGTCATGCAGGAAAGCGATGCAGACAGCGAACCGGGAACGGTGTTACAGGAGCTTCAAAAGGGGTATACCCTGAATGGCAGAGTGCTCCGCCCGGCAATGGTAAAAGTGAACGAATAA
- the dnaK gene encoding molecular chaperone DnaK, with protein MSKIIGIDLGTTNSAVAVLEGGEPKIIPNPEGNRTTPSVVSFKNGERQVGEVAKRQSITNPNTIQSVKRLMGTQEKVTAEGKEYTPQEVSAMILQYIKGYAEDYLGEKVTKAVITVPAYFNDAERQATKDAGRIAGLEVERIINEPTAAALAYGLDKMEKDETVLVYDLGGGTFDVSILELGDGVFEVKSTAGDNRLGGDDFDKLIIDYLVQEFKKENGIDLSKDKMATQRLKDAAEKAKKDLSGVTSTQISLPFITAGEAGPLHMEMSLSRAKFDELTSSLVERTMGPTRQALKDAGISASELDRVILVGGSTRIPSVQEAVKKETGKDPHKGVNPDEVVAMGAAVQGGVLTGDVQDVVLLDVTPLSLGIETMGGVFTKLIERNTTIPTSKSQTFSTAADNQPAVDIHVMQGERPMAADNKTLGRFQLADIPPAPRGVPQIEVSFDIDKNGIVSVKAKDLGTQKEQTITIQSNTTLTDDEIDRMVKEAEENAEADAKRKEEVELRNEADQAVFTTDKTIEDLGEAVSEDEKKQAEAARDELKTALEGTDIEDIRTKKDKLQELLQGFAMKAYEQAAQNQQGAEGEAQQGNDDGVVDADFEEVNDDKNK; from the coding sequence ATGAGCAAAATTATCGGAATTGACTTAGGTACAACAAACTCAGCGGTCGCAGTCTTAGAAGGCGGCGAGCCAAAAATCATCCCAAACCCAGAAGGCAACCGCACGACACCATCGGTCGTATCGTTCAAAAACGGCGAACGCCAAGTCGGTGAAGTGGCAAAACGCCAATCCATCACGAACCCGAACACCATCCAATCCGTAAAACGTTTGATGGGCACACAGGAAAAAGTGACGGCTGAAGGCAAAGAATACACGCCACAGGAAGTTTCAGCGATGATTCTTCAATACATCAAAGGCTATGCTGAAGATTATCTCGGCGAAAAAGTGACGAAAGCCGTCATCACGGTACCGGCATATTTCAACGATGCAGAACGCCAAGCGACAAAAGACGCTGGGCGCATCGCCGGCCTTGAAGTGGAACGTATCATCAACGAGCCGACAGCGGCAGCGCTTGCTTACGGACTCGATAAAATGGAAAAAGACGAAACGGTCTTGGTCTATGACCTTGGCGGCGGTACATTCGACGTATCGATCCTAGAACTTGGCGATGGCGTTTTCGAAGTAAAATCGACTGCCGGCGACAACCGTCTGGGCGGCGATGATTTCGATAAATTGATCATCGACTATTTAGTCCAGGAATTTAAAAAAGAAAACGGCATCGACTTGTCGAAAGACAAAATGGCGACACAGCGCTTGAAAGATGCAGCTGAAAAAGCGAAGAAAGATTTGTCTGGCGTTACATCGACTCAAATTTCATTGCCATTTATCACAGCTGGTGAAGCAGGGCCGCTTCATATGGAAATGAGCCTATCACGCGCGAAATTCGACGAGTTGACTTCTTCTCTAGTCGAACGCACGATGGGGCCGACTCGCCAAGCCTTGAAAGATGCAGGCATTTCTGCATCAGAACTTGACCGCGTCATTCTGGTCGGCGGATCTACACGCATCCCGTCTGTCCAAGAAGCTGTTAAAAAAGAAACAGGCAAAGACCCGCATAAAGGCGTTAACCCGGATGAAGTTGTCGCAATGGGTGCTGCTGTACAAGGCGGCGTATTGACTGGCGACGTTCAAGACGTAGTATTGCTTGACGTAACTCCATTGTCTCTTGGTATCGAAACAATGGGCGGCGTGTTCACGAAATTGATCGAGCGCAACACGACGATTCCGACATCTAAATCGCAGACATTCTCTACTGCAGCGGACAACCAGCCGGCAGTTGACATCCATGTCATGCAAGGTGAACGCCCGATGGCAGCGGACAATAAAACACTCGGCCGCTTCCAATTGGCTGATATCCCGCCTGCACCGCGCGGCGTGCCGCAAATCGAAGTCAGCTTCGATATCGATAAAAACGGCATTGTCAGCGTAAAAGCGAAAGACCTAGGCACGCAAAAAGAACAAACAATCACGATCCAATCCAACACAACGCTTACGGATGATGAGATCGACCGTATGGTGAAAGAAGCGGAAGAAAATGCCGAAGCAGACGCGAAGCGTAAAGAAGAAGTAGAACTTCGCAACGAAGCGGACCAAGCAGTCTTTACGACAGATAAAACGATCGAAGACCTTGGCGAAGCTGTTTCTGAAGATGAAAAGAAACAAGCTGAAGCAGCGCGCGACGAGTTGAAAACAGCGCTAGAAGGTACGGACATCGAAGATATCCGTACGAAGAAAGACAAACTGCAGGAGCTTCTTCAAGGCTTTGCCATGAAAGCTTATGAGCAGGCAGCTCAGAACCAGCAAGGGGCTGAAGGCGAAGCGCAGCAAGGAAACGATGACGGCGTTGTCGATGCTGACTTTGAAGAAGTAAACGACGATAAAAACAAGTAA
- the dnaJ gene encoding molecular chaperone DnaJ: MNKRDYYEVLGVSKDASKEEIKKAYRKLSKQYHPDINKEADASEKFQEVKEAYEVLSDEQKRAQYDQFGHQDPNQGFGGGGFGGAEGFGFDDIFSTFFGGGTRRRDPNAPRKGDDLQYSMTIDFLDAVFGQETEIEIPKDETCETCDGSGAKPGTSKKTCPYCEGTGQLNVAQDTPFGRMVNRRACHHCEGSGQIIEEKCTTCRGAGKVRKMKKIKVTVPAGVDDGQQLRVSGQGGPGFNGGPAGDLYVLFRVKPHQHFERDGDDIHLELPITYPQAALGDEIEVPTVSGKVKLKIPAGTQNGARFRLRGKGVQNVHGYGVGDQHITIKVKVPTKLSEKQKQLLREFAEISGDIPEEQSSSLFDKIKRTIKGD, translated from the coding sequence ATGAATAAGCGAGACTATTACGAAGTCCTTGGCGTTTCTAAGGATGCTTCAAAAGAGGAAATCAAGAAAGCGTACCGGAAGCTTTCCAAACAATATCACCCGGACATCAATAAAGAAGCGGATGCTTCCGAAAAGTTCCAGGAGGTCAAAGAAGCCTACGAAGTGTTGAGCGATGAGCAAAAACGCGCTCAATACGACCAATTCGGCCACCAAGATCCGAACCAAGGCTTTGGCGGCGGAGGCTTCGGCGGTGCAGAAGGATTCGGCTTTGATGATATTTTCAGTACTTTCTTCGGCGGCGGCACGCGCCGACGCGACCCGAATGCACCTAGAAAAGGCGATGATCTTCAATATTCCATGACCATTGATTTTCTGGATGCGGTATTCGGCCAAGAGACGGAAATTGAAATCCCGAAAGATGAAACATGCGAAACTTGCGACGGTTCAGGAGCGAAGCCCGGAACGAGCAAGAAGACTTGCCCATATTGCGAAGGAACGGGCCAGTTGAATGTAGCGCAAGATACTCCATTCGGCCGCATGGTCAACCGCCGTGCATGCCATCACTGTGAAGGCAGCGGCCAGATCATCGAAGAAAAATGCACAACTTGCCGCGGTGCAGGCAAAGTGAGAAAAATGAAGAAGATCAAAGTGACAGTTCCAGCCGGCGTCGATGACGGGCAGCAATTGCGCGTATCAGGACAAGGCGGCCCAGGCTTCAATGGCGGGCCAGCCGGAGATCTTTATGTGCTGTTCCGCGTCAAACCCCATCAGCATTTCGAACGCGACGGGGATGACATCCATCTGGAATTGCCAATCACATACCCGCAAGCAGCGCTCGGGGATGAAATCGAAGTCCCGACTGTTTCCGGTAAAGTGAAACTGAAGATTCCGGCCGGAACACAAAACGGCGCCCGTTTCCGCTTGCGTGGAAAAGGCGTACAAAACGTTCACGGATATGGCGTCGGCGATCAGCACATCACCATCAAAGTGAAAGTGCCGACCAAGTTGAGCGAGAAACAGAAACAATTGCTGCGCGAATTTGCCGAAATTTCCGGGGATATCCCAGAAGAGCAAAGCAGTTCATTGTTCGACAAGATCAAAAGAACCATCAAAGGTGATTAA